The following proteins are co-located in the Leishmania major strain Friedlin complete genome, chromosome 30 genome:
- a CDS encoding cyclosome subunit-like protein has translation MSLSPYTIDVGPCKADGRRDVFLQCHQRPCFSTTHRGITRVCLAKWPARSRTDMALETNDVDESEALRAQRTEQVYQTLLEFGDPQGPPTSPQLMCSDHDAAGNDTDVRSPLEQYLCVFHREELADQYGRYTFVQPHTICTAYRIADSTVLELVLHNITPTDISAAATGVFVRGHRQSSKGLPSSTPLEYQGIQYKPASNLWWMGAPLSLKPVYVAVPLGPQVGATGGAPKGSVDKASGSHADGIAAADSDHGDKAAGDTVSRPVASPTSVGADDAATQRETVDNTSSPLLVELGGRTAQGQFQFRHSRSSSPNMCCPSQSAVLPAEGQVPPVAAAASSPSLPRASLPLVSNAQARYVAVEATVLAQLELFDLTAGSCTCASSLAVVRTGDAELGLATTTPQYALDCMLWQWWPHRVRLPRLASGNAALSAVASLHAALDRYAVFVYDAHHSHVFVLRTPYLHSGTGAFELLFSFPCGSLPFVLPCLRAPHPAPIAVCNYPRPNCISVYDVMALLDAPAAATVAMELDLETYQANHSAFFGKVCTSSSDDDSALFGGADILSTNGNSARGVMPAPPLPTGAADNAMTRSVTAASWRADAINGVPHPIRSILYHYENRLVVQYAWPSGSAQPAAMESADDAGAVFASSCGSGEYEADDDQGVRSRHRRRRRCEGTVSFTVEFPAITLDQDPLLVFVLEALSAALGARAVATLEYILFAELWDCKCRAAVAVDAFDLCARLLRKIFRCECGDCDPALACTSARAHLQQAAEDPETTGCGGETMTEAAAPHVFVDPSTVTLQQIRRTIARRRTGDAPARWRRGAVEEESGTTSVVKTTVPVRWGAINGCAWTRQERGLALVALHLLFEACRAQEHLWSLLPRLASVNRDLSNALQWPSYVEYYDAMCPRLFAAPSPPSQISPTQSFTDSLPASVLQCHFDTLERPDNAAALRASCAASVAPSATEFATGDAPSLFSALSLAAMRSSILTCVAVPYGTWPLLKHLPDAHPIALVNRVVLLYRDIFGASAGSLTVTSASSVGTSRGDVLVDSHVDATWWQRICSLVLQRRISSRVVWHTLNAAAAYPLLEALTKGRECADSTWPAALLELVGRRDRCPPTSRTAQISSAGQHVVETAEENAVSRQFRVALTDDDGVSVRPDFRKTWRDSRLDMVQNLFNTVAPISLSGFEDRPEELTGALELLSCRTRATPLGRGMLTMCTQSFKVQDSIPIAPLNLNGRTNDGINVASKPVDDLMWPLFHNGCAAGLRFLPLPPAFCAGAGDAPFATQDALGDMVAKEAAALSLRNVAQSITKQWVMYQTKNIGDPASRAGLLLATGILGHLTVLQRTDIFYLLISRQEQYVWREATTMAVMLGLSCSFCGTGNEAVFRCLSVHVQSLNPSAEDIEVSLDVQTAALVSMGLLCQQSPSNSFLVEVFLVELSRMPTDEHCTKREGYVLGAGFGLGQLLLGVGQSHGVQRVEDRLLAIMRGGPRSAAVSTRDGVEHFEETMGRGEAGHFLTRALLSQDEREATYNACASVYEGDCYNVFVSGPAAAVALGMMYLRTDNAFIASRMAPPNRRAAMQKLTPLMCHLRSTMASLIGWTSIEPTRLWLYNQVPSSLLELTQASLPRLATQQINYLLMNLAHCIAGHVMAIGLRFAGTMDSTARDLIFAELQGFLAGQVGSTKAAIPAVQRSTGAYEACLLACANALSLVMAGTGDLRALALLQQLHRRTNVPYGSHMAISMSIGLLFLGSGRLTLCNNITAVAALLMAFYPVWPKDAEDNTGHLQALRHLYGLAVVPRIMEAVDAVSHQPVPVPVRIVLRKKKSVEMEADVRAQQRTSRAAASAAVEHAEDTEQAIHTVTPCLYPPVEMIERVEVRGTQYYPLVFYAFSKELTQSAGMLFRVMAKESASSPVHGRGGGRALSTRTSIESRLLGWLHRLFRQSSTTMTEALTIIDSVKLVLRVQRPLLSRTTGGGELLLSGDFGEAVAEAMERRYAFIFLHGGVPAVEGVSSDPHHPLRQLILEGKSRAEVFQSIVRHPQGTVAFPCDFTALAFGGTFPANWGGETTVTPMLPAERNMCPIIDTDAVARWMTEALHYYGIGQREIALLRQATTTLSTPAAGSPMGTSREGASSVQRLTALLRLQATTLLPLATLEKIWACCVD, from the coding sequence ATGTCACTCAGCCCGTACACCATCGATGTAGGTCCGTGCAAGGCAGACGGTAGGCGAGATGTCTTTCTTCAGTGTCATCAGCGCCCATGTTTTAGCACGACGCATCGCGGGATCACACGGGTGTGCCTCGCAAAATGGCCGGCGCGCTCTAGAACCGATATGGCGCTGGAGACAAACGATGTGGATGAGAGTGAGGCACTGCGAGCACAGCGAACTGAGCAGGTGTATCAGACCCTGCTCGAGTTTGGCGATCCGCAGGGCCCGCCCACGTCACCTCAGCTGATGTGCTCCGACCATGATGCGGCCGGCAACGACACCGATGTGAGGTCTCCTTTGGAGCAGTACCTGTGCGTCTTTCACCGCGAAGAACTGGCTGATCAGTACGGCCGGTACACCTTTGTTCAGCCGCACACAATCTGCACCGCGTACCGCATTGCTGACTCCACCGTGCTTGAGCTGGTTCTGCACAATATCACGCCGACCGACAtttctgccgccgcgaccggCGTGTTTGTTCGTGGCCACCGTCAGTCCAGCAAGGGCCTTCCATCGAGTACGCCCCTAGAATATCAAGGCATTCAATACAAACCGGCGTCGAATCTGTGGTGGATGGGGGCGCCTTTGTCGCTGAAGCCGGTGTACGTTGCCGTGCCGCTTGGCCCGCAGGTAGGCGCGACTGGTGGCGCACCGAAGGGCTCCGTGGACAAGGCATCCGGGTCGCATGCGGACGGCATCGCGGCGGCTGACTCTGATCACGGTGACAAGGCGGCGGGAGACACAGTGTCGCGCCCAGTGGCTTCTCCCACTTccgtcggcgccgacgacgcagcaACGCAAAGGGAGACGGTTGACAACACGAGTAGCCCCCTTCTCGTGGAACTCGGAGGCCGCACGGCACAGGGTCAGTTCCAGTTCCGGCACTCCCGCTCCTCCAGTCCCAACATGTGCTGCCCGAGCCAGAGTGCAGTGCTCCCGGCGGAGGGGCAAGTGCCCccggtggcggctgccgcgtctTCTCCGTCGTTGCCGAGGGCCTCGCTTCCTTTGGTCAGCAATGCACAAGCTCGGTACGTCGCAGTggaggcgacggtgctggcgcagctggagctcTTTGACCTGACAGCCGGTAGTTGCACATGTGCAAGCTCGCTCGCGGTCGTCCGCACGGGTGACGCCGAGCTGGGCCTCGCAACGACGACACCACAGTATGCGCTGGACTGCATGCTGTGGCAGTGGTGGCCACACCGCGtccggctgccgcggcttgCCTCCGGCAACGCTGCCctgtcggcggtggcgtcgctgcaTGCGGCCCTTGATCGCTACGCCGTTTTCGTGTACGATGCACATCACAGTCACGTGTTTGTGCTCCGCACGCCATACCtgcacagcggcaccggtgccTTTGAGCTactcttctcttttccgtGTGGCAGCCTGCCATTTGTCTTGCCGTGTTTGCGAGCGCCGCACCCGGCACCCATCGCCGTGTGCAACTACCCCCGCCCCAACTGCATCTCCGTCTACGATGtcatggcgctgctggatgccccggcggccgccacggtAGCCATGGAGCTGGACCTAGAAACGTACCAGGCGAACCACTCCGCCTTCTTCGGAAAAGTATGCACATCTTCAAGCGACGATGACAGTGCACTTTTCGGAGGAGCTGATATTTTATCGACGAACGGCAACTCGGCCCGTGGTGTCATGCCAGCACCCCCACTCCCCACCGGAGCTGCAGACAACGCCATGACGCGCTCCGTCACCGCTGCGTCGTGGAGGGCGGATGCCATCAACGGCGTGCCCCACCCCATCCGAAGCATCTTGTACCACTATGAGAATCGCCTCGTCGTCCAGTACGCCTGGCCCAGCGGCTCTGCGCAGccggcagcgatggagaGCGCAGACGACGCTGGTGCGGTATTCGCGTCGTCGTGCGGGAGCGGCGAGTACGAGGCGGATGACGATCAGGGTGTGCGTAGTCGCcaccgacgccgtcgccgctgcgaaGGCACGGTCTCGTTCACGGTCGAATTCCCGGCGATCACACTCGACCAGGATCCGTTGCTCGTCTTTGTGCTCGAGGCACTGAGCGCCGCCCTTGGCGCCCGCGCGGTGGCGACTCTCGAGTATATACTTTTTGCGGAGCTGTGGGACTGCAAGTGCCGCGCGGCTGTCGCTGTTGATGCCTTTGACCTTtgtgcacggctgctgcgcaagatATTCAGATGTGAATGCGGTGACTGCGATCCGGCGCTCGCGTGTACGAGCGCGCgggcgcacctgcagcaaGCAGCAGAAGACCCCGAGACCACGGGGTGCGGAGGGGAGACCATGACggaagctgcagcgcctcatGTCTTTGTGGACCCTTCGACCGTGACGCTTCAGCAGATTCGTCGGACCatcgcgcggcgccgcactggagacgcaccggcgcgctggagaagaggggcggtggaggaggagagcggcaccaccagcgTCGTCAAAACCACCGTTCCGGTCCGGTGGGGGGCGATTAACGGGTGCGCGTGGACGAGACAAGAGCGCGGCTTGGCTTTGGTAGCACTGCATCTGCTGTTTGAGGCATGCCGCGCACAGGAGCATCTCTGGTCACTGCTGCCGCGTTTGGCGAGCGTGAACCGGGACCTGAGCAATGCCTTGCAGTGGCCTTCCTACGTAGAGTACTATGACGCTATGTGTCCCAGGCTCTTCGCAGCCccttcgcctccgtcgcAGATATCACCGACGCAGAGCTTTACGGACAGCCTCCCGGCGAGTGTGCTGCAGTGTCACTTCGACACGCTGGAGAGACCGGAcaacgccgcagcgctgcgagcGAGCTGTGCCGCGTCTGTGGCACCGTCAGCCACAGAGTTCGCGACCGGCGACGCCCCGTCCCTTTTTTCAGCGCTCTCCCTCGCAGCAATGCGTAGCAGCATCCTCacgtgcgtggcggtgcctTATGGCACGTGGCCGCTCCTGAAACACCTGCCAGATGCACACCCTATCGCACTCGTGAACCGCGTGGTGCTCCTCTACCGCGACATCTTCGGCGCTTCAGCGGGCTCGCTGACCGTCACTTCGGCGTCGAGCGTGGGCACCAGCAGAGGGGACGTTCTCGTGGACTCGCACGTTGATGCGACTTGGTGGCAGCGTATCTGTAGCCTGgttctgcagcggcgcatctcTTCGCGCGTGGTGTGGCACACCCtgaacgccgccgcggcgtacCCGCTTTTGGAGGCGTTGACGAAAGGACGGGAGTGCGCCGATTCCACGTGGCCAGCGGCACTCCTCGAACTGGTGGGTCGCCGGGACCGGTGCCCACCCACCTCGCGGACCGCGCAGATCTCGAGCGCTGGGCAGCACGTCGTGGAGACCGCGGAGGAAAACGCCGTCTCGCGTCAGTTCCGCGTGGCTTTGAcggacgacgacggtgtCTCTGTGCGGCCGGACTTCCGCAAGACCTGGAGAGACTCTCGCCTCGATATGGTGCAGAATCTCTTTAACACGGTCGCTCCCATTTCGCTCTCGGGGTTCGAGGATCGGCCGGAGGAGCTCACCGGGGCGCTTGAGCTGCTCTCGTGCCGCACGCGAGCGACGCCGCTCGGTCGCGGCATGCTCACAATGTGCACGCAGAGCTTCAAGGTGCAGGATAGCATCCCCATTGCGCCGCTGAATCTGAACGGGCGCACCAACGACGGGATCAACGTTGCGAGCAAGCCGGTGGACGACCTCATGTGGCCTCTTTTTCACAATGGGTGCGCAGCCGGTCTCCGgtttctgccgctgccgccggccttctgcgccggtgccggaGATGCGCCGTTCGCGACGCAGGACGCGCTCGGAGACATGGTTGCAAAGGAGGCAGCTGCCCTTTCGCTTCGTAACGTCGCGCAGAGCATCACAAAACAGTGGGTCATGTACCAGACGAAGAACATTGGCGACCCCGCTTCGCGAGCTGGGCTCTTGCTCGCCACGGGTATTCTCGGCCACCtcacggtgctgcagcgcacggaTATCTTCTACCTTCTCATCTCGCGCCAGGAGCAGTACGTCTGGCGCGAGGCCACAACCATGGCGGTGATGCTGGGGCTGagctgcagcttctgcggAACCGGAAACGAGGCGGTGTTCCGCTGCCTTTCGGTGCATGTGCAGTCGCTGAACCCGAGTGCCGAGGATATCGAGGTGTCCCTGGATGTGCAGACTGCAGCGCTTGTGTCCATGGGTCTTCTGTGTCAACAGTCGCCGTCGAACTCCTTCCTTGTGGAGGTCTTCCTCGTCGAGCTGTCGCGCATGCCCACGGATGAGCACTGCACCAAGCGCGAGGGCTACGTGCTCGGCGCCGGCTTTGGCCTTggtcagctgctgctcggcgtaGGTCAGTCGCACGGAGTGCAGCGCGTCGAGGACCGTCTGCTGGCCATCATGAGGGGTGgaccgcgcagcgccgccgtgtcAACGCGCGACGGTGTTGAGCACTTTGAAGAAACGATGGGCCGCGGGGAGGCGGGGCATTTTCTCACccgtgcgctgctgtcgcaggaCGAGCGGGAGGCCACCTACAacgcgtgtgcgagtgtCTACGAAGGCGACTGCTACAACGTGTTCGTGTCCGGCccagcggctgctgtggcacTCGGCATGATGTATCTGAGGACTGACAACGCGTTTATCGCGTCAAGGATGGCGCCGCCGAATCGGCGCGCCGCGATGCAGAAGCTGACGCCGCTGATGTGCCACCTGCGGAGCACGATGGCCTCGCTGATTGGCTGGACCTCGATCGAGCCAACGAGGCTGTGGCTCTACAACCAggtgccctcctccttgttGGAGCTGACGCAagcatcgctgccgcggctcGCCACGCAGCAGATCAACTACTTGCTGATGAATCTTGCCCACTGTATTGCCGGGCACGTGATGGCGATCGGGTTGCGGTTCGCAGGCACGATGGATAGCACAGCGCGCGACCTCATcttcgcggagctgcagggcTTTCTCGCTGGCCAGGTAGGCTCCACCAAAGCCGCCATTCCCGCCGTGCAACGCTCGACAGGTGCGTATGAGGCGTGTCTGCTGGCCTGTGCGAACGCGCTAAGTCTTGTCATGGCGGGCACAGGGGACTTGAGGGCGttagcgctgctgcagcagctgcaccggcgcACAAACGTGCCCTACGGCTCCCACATGGCCATCTCCATGAGCATCGGCTTGCTATTCCTGGGAAGTGGTCGGCTGACACTGTGCAACAACATcaccgcggtggcggcgctgctcatgGCATTTTACCCGGTCTGGCCAAAGGACGCAGAGGACAACACGGGCCATTTGCAAGCGCTGCGACACTTGTATGGGCTGGCTGTGGTGCCACGGAtcatggaggcggtggatgCCGTCAGCCACCAGCCTGTGCCGGTGCCTGTGCGCATCGTTCTGCGCAAGAAGAAATCTGTCGAAATGGAGGCCGACGTGAGAGCTCAGCAGCGAAcctcgcgtgctgctgcttccgctgctgtggaGCACGCCGAGGACACCGAGCAGGCTATCCACACTGTCACCCCGTGCCTATACCCGCCAGTGGAGATGATCGAGCGGGTGGAGGTGCGCGGCACTCAATACTACCCACTGGTGTTCTACGCCTTCAGCAAGGAGCTCACGCAGTCGGCGGGTATGCTGTTTCGCGTCATGGCGAAGgagagcgcctcctcgccggtCCACGGTCGAGGTGGCGGACGTGCTCTCTCTACCAGGACCTCAATCGAATCCAGGCTGCTCGGCTGGCTGCATCGACTCTTTCGCCAGAGCTCGACAACAATGACCGAGGCACTCACCATCATTGACAGCGTGAAGCTAGTACTGCGGGTGCAACGCCCACTCCTCTCCCGCACAACAGGGGgaggcgagctgctgctctccggCGACTTTGGGGAGgccgtggcggaggcgatggagagACGGTATGCGTTCATCTTCCTTCATGGTGGCGTGCCGGCCGTCGAGGGTGTGTCGAGTGACCCTCACCACCCACTTCGCCAGCTGATTCTCGAGGGCAAATCGCGCGCTGAAGTGTTTCAGTCCATCGTCCGCCATCCTCAGGGCACGGTGGCGTTTCCATGTGACTTCACAGCCCTGGCTTTCGGTGGCACCTTTCCGGCAAACTGGGGAGGAGAGACGACGGTGACACCGATGTTGCCCGCAGAGCGGAACATGTGCCCTATCATTGACACggatgcggtggcgcgctGGATGACGGAGGCGTTGCACTATTACGGTATAGGTCAGCGGGAGATCGCGCTGCTCCGGCAAGCCACCACGACTCTTTCCACGCCTGCGGCTGGTAGCCCGATGGGGACCAGCCGCGAGGGCGCATCTTCGGTGCAGCGACTCACGGCCCTCCTGCGGTTGcaggcgacgacgctgctgcctcttGCAACCCTCGAAAAAATCTGGGCCTGCTGCGTCGACTGA
- a CDS encoding succinyl-coa:3-ketoacid-coenzyme a transferase-like protein has protein sequence MLRHTRRAFRPRVMSAAESVQDIHDGATIAGGGFGFCGFPFELFDAVNATKAKNLTVIGATMGGVDSGFGPLARDGQLKKAITTYVGENPLFTQHLFHGEFEVEFCPMGTLVDRLRAAGAGLPAFYTPTGYGTAVAEGRLPVRFAPGKPVRVAEYSQPRETRQFNGRWCTLEMALPADFALVRAWKADRRGNLVFRGTTQNFNLASAKAAKVCIAEVEEIVECGELDPKTVHLPGVYVHRLVCPPNIRRAAEFVVERKPGFSTGTGKNAHASRNLIARRAALEIKDGMTLNLGIGIPNMVASYIPPEMDVVLQGENGLLGIGPYPLPEEVDPDITNAGKQTITMSKSGASLFDSAESFSMIRGGHLDLTMLGALEVSGTGDIASWWIPGKLLKGMGGAMDLVVCGCKTIVLMEHTDREGKSRIVENCRAPVTGRDCVEMIITDLAVFVVKKAAGGVRSLVLTEIAEGLTVEEVKLKTEAPFAVSADLKTMPLAPVPSQV, from the coding sequence ATGCTGCGCCATACACGTCGGGCCTTCCGGCCGAGGGTGATGAGTGCCGCCGAGTCTGTCCAGGACATTCACGATGGTGCCACCATCGCGGGCGGTGGTTTTGGTTTTTGCGGCTTCCCGTTCGAGCTGTTCGACGCCGTCAACGCCACCAAGGCGAAGAACCTCACGGTGATTGGGGCGACAATGGGCGGTGTGGACAGCGGCTTTGGTCCGCTTGCGCGAGACGGGCAGCTAAAGAAGGCCATCACCACCTACGTTGGCGAGAACCCGCTGTTCACGCAGCACCTCTTTCACGGCGAGTTCGAGGTGGAGTTTTGCCCCATGGGCACGTTGGTGGACCGGCTGCGCGCTGCGGGTGCCGGGCTGCCCGCCTTCTACACCCCCACCGGCTACGGCACAGCGGTAGCCGAGGGCCGCCTCCCTGTGCGCTTTGCGCCGGGCAAGCCCGTGAGGGTGGCCGAGTACAGCCAGCCACGCGAGACGCGGCAGTTCAAcgggcggtggtgcacgcTGGAGATGGCGCTGCCAGCGGACTTTgcgcttgtgcgcgcgtggaagGCGGACAGGCGCGGCAACCTCGTGTTCCGCGGGACAACGCAGAACTTTAACCTTGCGTCCGCGAAGGCTGCGAAGGTGTGCAtcgcggaggtggaggagattGTGGAGTGCGGGGAGCTAGACCCGAAGACGGTGCACCTGCCCGGCGTGTATGTGCACCGCCTGGTGTGCCCACCGAACATCAGGAGAGCCGCCGAGTTCGTGGTGGAGCGCAAGCCCGGGTTCTCGACGGGGACGGGGAAGAACGCGCATGCAAGCCGCAATCTCAtagctcgccgcgcagccctTGAGATCAAGGATGGCATGACTCTGAACCTTGGCATTGGCATCCCCAACATGGTGGCGAGCTACATTCCGCCGGAGATGGACGTGGTGCTGCAGGGAGAAAACGGCTTACTCGGCATTGGCCCCTACCCGCtgccggaggaggtggaccCCGACATCACTAACGCCGGCAAGCAGACTATCACCATGAGCAAGTCAGGCGCTTCGCTGTTCGACAGCGCCGAGTCCTTCAGCATGATTCGCGGTGGCCATTTGGACTTGACGATGCTTGGCGCGCTGGAGGTCTCTGGCACCGGCGACATTGCCAGCTGGTGGATACCTGGCAAGCTGCTGAAGGGCATGGGTGGCGCCATGGATCTGGTGGTGTGCGGTTGCAAGACAATCGTGTTGATGGAGCACACGGACAGGGAGGGTAAGTCGCGCATCGTTGAGAACTGCAGGGCACCCGTCACGGGTCGTGATTGCGTTGAGATGATTATCACGGATCTGGCCGTCTTTGTTGTGAAGAAGGCGGCTGGAGGTGTGAGGTCGCTGGTCTTGACGGAGATTGCCGAGGGTttgacggtggaggaggtaAAGCTCAAGACTGAGGCACCCTTCGCCGTGTCTGCGGACCTCAAGACGATGCCGTTGGCGCCTGTTCCAAGTCAAGTGTAG
- a CDS encoding RNA pseudouridylate synthase-like protein has protein sequence MPRALRYCRPRRDPDESLLAYLSTKFTYLADAQWRQHIAAGDISVNGETLTDGSYVLRQGDMLRFAPPRSLEPPVDSEHIEVLYEDSTLLVVTKNGNLPVAEGGRYCENTLVEVLRRRGTAAFYTASTRTSFGTTHEDTEKVSDSPTHAGEIVETAARAEGSTAMDASGKGAEIPTSPPSRRRLEDGSHGIFAVGSAPCASVPSPKASTVQQRSSLDLFTVQRLDKETSGVVVLAKNSVSARTLASQLEAQTKGCADAVESRLRERGHAVALSSDAFDELLRLKAQSVHKTYTAVLRGAAPEDHTFVVVNCMDCMAKHPTHSWEAQHTQLKKLKMCCEPVKEMLFSHAAAALPQSPKEQQTRWGRLAVTRIRVLASNKKLGLTCVQVELLTGRSHQIRLHCAAVGYPVLGDKLYTTMTPGREGGATAVSDAVYLERVRREDDPYLPIDDDVSGAGGSSRSGKMWCRRHLLHATRIIFAHPDVSPARLMTFMASPAPFFTADVRFECE, from the coding sequence ATGCCACGCGCGCTGCGCTACTGCCGTCCAAGGCGCGACCCCGACGAGTCCCTACTCGCATATCTATCCACGAAGTTTACCTATCTAGCGGATGCGCAGTGGCGTCAGCACATTGCGGCCGGTGACATCAGTGTCAATGGGGAGACACTCACTGATGGGTCCTATGTGCTCCGACAGGGCGACATGCTTCGCTTTGCCCCGCCGCGCTCCTTGGAGCCGCCTGTGGACAGCGAGCACATCGAGGTCCTCTACGAAGACTCGACGCTGCTGGTTGTTACCAAGAACGGTAACCTGCCGGTCGCGGAGGGTGGTCGTTACTGCGAGAACACGCTGGTGGAGGTTCTGCGACGCCGTGGCACTGCTGCGTTTTACACGGCCTCCACGCGTACCAGCTTCGGCACAACGCATGAGGATACGGAGAAGGTGTCTGACTCACCCACTCACGCTGGTGAAATTGTCGAGACCGCGGCTCGCGCCGAGGGTTCGACGGCGATGGACGCGAGTGGCAAAGGCGCTGAAATCCCTACTTCACCTCCTTCCCGACGGCGGCTGGAGGATGGCTCGCACGGGATTTTCGCGGTCGGCTCAGCGCCGTGTGCCTCTGTGCCGTCGCCCAAGGCATCAacagtgcagcagcgaagcTCCCTCGATCTTTTCACAGTCCAGCGGCTGGACAAGGAGACCTcgggtgtggtggtgcttgCAAAGAACAGCGTCAGCGCAAGAACTTTGGCGTCGCAACTGGAGGCGCAGACGAAAGGCTGTGCGGACGCAGTGGAGTCGCGACTGCGCGAGCGTGGTCATGCCGTGGCGCTCAGCTCCGACGCCTTCGACGAATTGCTTCGGCTCAAGGCGCAATCAGTGCACAAGACCTACACGGCAGTGCTTCGAGGTGCTGCCCCAGAGGACCACACGTTTGTGGTGGTGAACTGCATGGACTGCATGGCGAAGCACCCCACGCACTCATGGGAGGCGCAACACACGCAATTAAAAAAGCTAAAAATGTGCTGTGAGCCGGTGAAAGAGATGCTCTTctcacacgcagcagcagctttgCCGCAATCGCCAAAGGAGCAGCAGACGCGGTGGGGCAGGTTGGCTGTAACTCGCATTCGCGTCTTGGCGAGCAACAAGAAGCTCGGGCTGACATGTGTGCAGGTGGAACTTCTCACCGGCCGAAGCCATCAGATTCGCCTGcactgcgccgctgtcggtTACCCGGTGTTGGGCGACAAGCTCTACACGACGATGACACCTGGAAGAGAGGGCGGTGCCACCGCAGTGTCCGACGCGGTGTACCTCGAGCGTGTTCGCCGGGAAGATGACCCGTATCTCCccatcgacgacgacgtcagcggcgctggtggcagcagcagaagcggcaaAATGTGGTGCCGGCGCCACTTGCTGCACGCGACGCGGATCATCTTTGCACATCCAGATGTTTCGCCGGCGCGCTTGATGACGTTCATGGCGTCGCCAGCGCCCTTCTTCACCGCGGATGTTCGTTTCGAGTGCGAGTAG
- a CDS encoding succinyl-coa:3-ketoacid-coenzyme a transferase-like protein: MLRRTLLRFKPTILTAAEALQDVKDGATIALGGFGLCGFPFELLEALNQKGTKQLTLIAGTTSGPENGTGPLARDRQLKKIITSYVGENSVLSDRLMNGEFAIEFCPMGTLVDRLRAAGAGLPAFYTPTGYGTAVAEGRLPVRFAPGKPVRVAEYSQPRETRQFNGRWCTLEMALPADFALVRAWKADRRGNLVFRGTTQNFNLASAKAAKVCIAEVEEIVECGELDPKTVHLPGVYVHRLVCPPNIRRAAEFVVERKPGFSTGTGKNAHASRNLIARRAALEIKDGMTLNLGIGIPNMVASYIPPEMDVVLQGENGLLGIGPYPLPEEVDPDITNAGKQTVTMSKSGASLFDSAESFSMIRGGHLDLTMLGALEVSGTGDIASWWIPGKLLKGMGGAMDLVMSGCRTVVLMEHTDREGKPRVVESCRVPLTGTGVVDLLITELCTFRFVKQKGGINEMWLSELSEGVTLEEVRAKTSAAFKVDPHLKMMPRADPLPT, encoded by the coding sequence ATGCTCCGTCGAACGCTGCTTCGCTTCAAGCCGACCATCCTGACGGCAGCCGAGGCGCTCCAGGATGTGAAGGATGGCGCGACCATCGCGCTCGGCGGCTTCGGCCTTTGCGGCTTCCCGTTCGAGCTACTCGAAGCGCTTAACCAGAAGGGCACAAAACAGCTTACCCTCATCGCTGGTACGACATCGGGGCCTGAGAACGGGACTGGGCCCCTCGCGCGCGATAGGCAGCTAAAGAAGATCATCACGAGCTACGTTGGCGAGAACAGCGTTCTCTCGGATCGACTCATGAATGGCGAGTTTGCAATCGAGTTTTGCCCCATGGGCACGTTGGTGGACCGGCTGCGCGCTGCGGGTGCCGGGCTGCCCGCCTTCTACACCCCCACCGGCTACGGCACAGCGGTAGCCGAGGGCCGCCTCCCTGTGCGCTTTGCGCCGGGCAAGCCCGTGAGGGTGGCCGAGTACAGCCAGCCACGCGAGACGCGGCAGTTCAAcgggcggtggtgcacgcTGGAGATGGCGCTGCCAGCGGACTTTgcgcttgtgcgcgcgtggaagGCGGACAGGCGCGGCAACCTCGTGTTCCGCGGGACAACGCAGAACTTTAACCTTGCGTCCGCGAAGGCTGCGAAGGTGTGCAtcgcggaggtggaggagattGTGGAGTGCGGGGAGCTAGACCCGAAGACGGTGCACCTGCCCGGCGTGTATGTGCACCGCCTGGTGTGCCCACCGAACATCAGGAGAGCCGCCGAGTTCGTGGTGGAGCGCAAGCCCGGGTTCTCGACGGGGACGGGGAAGAACGCGCATGCAAGCCGCAATCTCAtagctcgccgcgcagccctTGAGATCAAGGATGGCATGACTCTGAACCTTGGCATTGGCATCCCCAACATGGTGGCGAGCTACATTCCGCCGGAGATGGACGTGGTGCTGCAGGGAGAAAACGGCTTACTCGGCATTGGCCCCTACCCGCtgccggaggaggtggaccCCGACATCACTAACGCCGGCAAGCAGACTGTCACCATGAGCAAGTCAGGCGCTTCGCTGTTCGACAGCGCCGAGTCCTTCAGCATGATTCGCGGTGGCCATTTGGACTTGACGATGCTTGGCGCGCTGGAGGTCTCTGGCACCGGCGACATTGCCAGCTGGTGGATACCTGGCAAGCTGCTGAAGGGCATGGGTGGCGCCATGGACCTTGTCATGTCGGGCTGCCGTACTGTCGTGCTGATGGAGCACACGGACAGGGAGGGTAAGCCCCGCGTGGTGGAATCGTGCAGGGTGCCGCTcaccggcaccggcgtggTTGACCTGCTCATCACGGAGCTTTGCACGTTCCGCTTTGTAAAGCAGAAGGGCGGCATCAACGAAATGTGGCTGTCGGAGCTCTCCGAGGGCGtcacgctggaggaggtgcgcgcaAAGACAAGTGCTGCGTTCAAGGTTGACCCACATCTCAAAATGATGCCGCGAGCGGATCCTCTACCAACTTGA